The following proteins are co-located in the Mus caroli chromosome 7, CAROLI_EIJ_v1.1, whole genome shotgun sequence genome:
- the Lipt2 gene encoding putative lipoyltransferase 2, mitochondrial, whose translation MSLPVVRLVWLGRVHYSELLALQEHWLRRLQADPRPGTLSETKAGVLLVCEPAGPVYTGGLRGGLTPEETTRLRALGAEVRATGRGGLATFHGPGQLLCHPVLDLRLLGLRLRTHVAALEACAVRLCELRGLQGARARPPPFTGVWLGERKICAIGVRCGRHITSHGLALNCSTDLTWFEHIVPCGLVGTGVTSLSEALQRLVTVDEVLPSFLVAFKETFKCTLISEDSPS comes from the exons ATGTCGCTGCCTGTGGTCCGGCTCGTTTGGCTTGGGCGGGTGCACTACTCGGAGCTGCTGGCGTTGCAGGAGCATTGGCTACGGCGGCTACAGGCAGACCCTCGCCCTGGGACCCTGTCGGAGACCAAAGCGGGTGTGCTCTTGGTCTGCGAGCCAGCGGGGCCCGTATACACAGGCGGGCTACGCGGTGGCCTGACACCCGAGGAGACTACGCGGCTGAGGGCCTTGGGCGCCGAGGTGCGCGCCACCGGCCGCGGCGGCCTGGCCACTTTCCACGGCCCGGGCCAGCTGCTCTGCCACCCGGTGCTTGACTTGCGGCTCCTAGGCCTGCGCCTGCGCACCCACGTGGCGGCGCTGGAGGCGTGCGCCGTGCGACTGTGCGAACTCCGGGGCCTGCAGGGCGCCCGCGCGCGGCCGCCGCCCTTCACAGGCGTCTGGCTGGGCGAGCGCAAGATCTGCGCGATCG GAGTCCGCTGTGGAAGACACATCACGTCCCACGGCTTGGCTCTGAACTGTTCAACCGACCTCACATGGTTTGAGCACATTGTGCCTTGTGGATTGGTTGGGACTGGAGTCACTTCCTTGAGTGAGGCGCTTCAAAGACTTGTCACTGTGGATGAAGTACTGCCATCTTTCCTTGTGGCATTCAAGGAGACTTTCAAGTGCACATTAATCTCTGAGGACAGCCCCAGCTGA